The following proteins are encoded in a genomic region of Cydia fagiglandana chromosome 26, ilCydFagi1.1, whole genome shotgun sequence:
- the LOC134677241 gene encoding uncharacterized protein LOC134677241, translated as METTRSQTPRVPEGKPEGAPTPEGNGAVSAVPGTSTQHNTTRGDGAVPIVPPSSSRAYREEQTTLPSTTTHGAVPTVPTRYTHQMGAVSTVPPQIRHNSPRGGAVSTAPPRKGQPAAGIRAAGKPKARKPATWTPKPVGSVPQRTQALLPTPGTSTGTVPTGGKPPATEQTPVMEPALDPVSAQLEAGWTVQVSRKARRWKPNKRVETPVPPPPPVTAAAKPHKLNKKQRRKRRERLAALNTAPAPQQSVSGKGQAQAAAGPPAANRAPPQEKRAKGTRAKKESNQGARSSAKRARLDETISPRGEPKRQKTGPPGETPHADYAEAAKADLLVAVTTATSGHLTSQQSDEVQRQLLALLSQEARQPTSSLPAGPLFRGKPVWANGSLRLWCENQATLAWLKRSVATITLDEGEKVVVKRQSEVPKRVRCGILFPGVWEDFGEVGRALRYQNPWAEIDRWLLNRREVQGTETFAVVSVPETVVQPLVSRGRRLGFMLGSVYVKFEGSRGKFREQPPPSSTVAIDGAAEAPAEPMDTCVTTQAPVDEVQEPELQAPAQSPSVPEKDEEELLRDSSGSEGECAQGLGKLAIGKEEEEPMSAEEGDPGGGTPFAHW; from the coding sequence ATGGAAACAACAAGATCCCAAACCCCGCGGGTGCCGGAAGGGAAACCGGAAGGCGCCCCAACACCGGAGGGAAACGGCGCAGTTTCGGCTGTACCCGGAACCTCCACCCAACACAACACTACACGAGGAGACGGAGCTGTCCCGATAGTTCCTCCCTCCTCATCACGTGCTTACAGGGAGGAACAAACAACCCTGCCAAGCACCACTACACACGGCGCTGTCCCGACAGTACCGACACGCTACACACACCAAATGGGAGCTGTCTCGACAGTACCCCCACAAATCAGACACAACTCACCCCGTGGTGGCGCTGTCTCGACAGCACCGCCTCGGAAGGGGCAGCCCGCAGCAGGGATTAGAGCCGCCGGGAAACCAAAGGCACGCAAACCTGCTACGTGGACGCCCAAACCAGTAGGTTCGGTACCACAGCGTACCCAAGCCCTACTGCCAACACCGGGGACATCCACGGGCACTGTTCCGACAGGAGGGAAACCCCCTGCCACGGAGCAGACCCCAGTGATGGAACCAGCGCTGGACCCCGTCTCTGCTCAGCTGGAGGCGGGCTGGACCGTTCAGGTGTCCAGGAAGGCGCGGAGGTGGAAGCCCAATAAACGGGTGGAAACTCCCGTGCCCCCGCCTCCCCCTGTTACAGCTGCGGCTAAGCCGCATAAGCTGAACAAGAAGCAGAGAAGGAAGCGCAGAGAGAGACTAGCAGCTCTCAACACCGCCCCGGCGCCTCAACAGAGCGTCTCTGGGAAGGGTCAGGCGCAGGCTGCAGCTGGTCCACCAGCAGCGAACCGTGCCCCTCCCCAGGAAAAGAGGGCGAAGGGGACCAGGGCCAAGAAGGAAAGTAACCAGGGTGCCCGGTCTTCTGCCAAGAGGGCCCGACTGGATGAGACAATATCTCCCAGAGGAGAGCCTAAGAGGCAGAAGACTGGACCGCCTGGTGAAACCCCCCATGCCGATTATGCAGAGGCGGCAAAGGCTGACCTGCTGGTGGCGGTAACTACTGCCACCTCGGGACACCTGACCTCGCAACAATCGGATGAGGTCCAGAGGCAGCTGCTAGCCCTGCTCTCGCAGGAAGCTAGACAGCCCACCTCAAGCCTTCCCGCAGGCCCACTCTTCAGGGGCAAGCCCGTATGGGCGAATGGCTCCCTCAGATTGTGGTGCGAGAACCAGGCTACGCTAGCATGGCTCAAGCGCAGTGTGGCTACCATCACCCTCGATGAGGGGGAGAAGGTGGTAGTCAAGCGCCAGAGCGAGGTACCCAAACGAGTACGCTGCGGCATCCTGTTCCCGGGTGTCTGGGAGGACTTTGGCGAAGTAGGCCGAGCCCTCCGCTACCAGAACCCGTGGGCGGAAATAGACCGCTGGCTGCTCAACCGGCGAGAGGTGCAGGGAACGGAGACGTTCGCTGTGGTCAGTGTGCCGGAGACAGTCGTGCAGCCCCTTGTGAGCCGCGGACGCCGGCTCGGCTTTATGCTGGGTTCGGTGTACGTGAAGTTTGAGGGGTCACGGGGCAAATTCAGGGAACAACCGCCCCCTAGCAGCACTGTCGCCATAGATGGCGCAGCTGAGGCACCTGCCGAGCCCATGGACACTTGCGTGACGACGCAGGCACCTGTTGACGAAGTCCAGGAGCCTGAGTTGCAGGCCCCAGCGCAGTCTCCTTCCGTCCCCGAGAAGGACGAAGAAGAACTTCTTCGTGACTCCTCGGGGAGTGAGGGGGAATGCGCGCAGGGGCTGGGCAAGCTGGCCATCGGCAAGGAGGAGGAGGAGCCGATGTCGGCGGAGGAGGGCGATCCTGGTGGAGGAACCCCCTTCGCCCATTGGTAA